Proteins co-encoded in one Pogona vitticeps strain Pit_001003342236 chromosome 9, PviZW2.1, whole genome shotgun sequence genomic window:
- the GIPR gene encoding LOW QUALITY PROTEIN: gastric inhibitory polypeptide receptor (The sequence of the model RefSeq protein was modified relative to this genomic sequence to represent the inferred CDS: substituted 1 base at 1 genomic stop codon), with product MARKQMLGMGGGKLGNVMSFSPTTYKLIAQGAKSAGCGARDGRFPLAVSWLRCSXSMQESLELLLLFALLQKKAESRTTENSAKDMLEDWRQYRQDCLQKMLEDPQPTGLVCNRTFDMYACWGDALPNTSAKVPCPWYLPWYHQVRDGFVFQKCGADGQWVVDDSGHPWRDHSQCEGLNEELPFQEHLWILEQFRLMYTVGYSLSLVAVLVALALLATFRKLRCIRNYIHMNLFLSYMLRAVSILVRDTLLRLRFPEEFQKEGDLSLLPIGQAVTSCRLAQVLTQYCVCGNYYWLLVEGIYLHNLLGPMTFSEESYFPGYLLIGWGSPILFVIPWAIVRYLYENNECWERNDNLGYWWIIRCPILLAIFVNFVIFIRIIRILVSKLRAQQMPYTDYKFRLAKSTLTLIPLLGIHEVVFALVTEEQAQGTVRYIKFFFELFLNSLQGLLVSILYCFINKEVQSEIQRKWRGCLLGAGRLEKQGQSWSHWASWRSRSSHRKKAGSSCPPGCLERTGPPKGFENPGGTRMHPQTQLGSRPYGYVPIKMKIEDQADVPTATKEVPACPSRGPEAIC from the exons ATGGCTAGGAAACAAATGCTGGGCATGGGGGGCGGGAAGCTAGGCAATGttatgagttttagtccaacaacgTACAAGTTAATAGCTCAGGGAGCTAAATccgctggctgtggagccagag ATGGCCGCTTCCCGCTGGCCGTATCCTGGCTCCGTTGTTCGTGAAGCATGCAGGAATCGCTCGAACTCTTACTGCTGTTCGCATTGCTCCAGAAGAAAGCAGAG AGCAGGACCACTGAGAATTCAGCCAAGGATATGTTGGAAGACTGGCGGCAGTATCGGCAAGACTGCCTTCAAAAGATGCTAGAGGACCCTCAACCCACAG GCCTGGTGTGCAACCGGACATTTGACATGTATGCCTGCTGGGGTGATGCCCTCCCTAATACCTCTGCCAAAGTCCCCTGTCCCTGGTACCTGCCGTGGTACCACCAAG TGCGAGATGGCTTTGTTTTCCAGAAATGTGGGGCAGATGGACAGTGGGTGGTGGACGACTCTGGCCATCCATGGCGGGATCACTCCCAGTGTGAGGGTCTTAATGAGGAGCTCCCTTTCCAG GAACATTTGTGGATTTTGGAACAATTTCGACTCATGTACACAGTGGGCTATTCCCTGTCTCTGGTGGCTGTCCTGGTGGCCCTGGCACTCTTGGCAACTTTCAG GAAACTTCGGTGCATCCGCAATTACATCCACATGAATCTTTTCCTCTCCTACATGCTTCGGGCTGTCTCCATCCTTGTCCGGGACACTCTGCTCCGGCTACGCTTTCCTGAGGAATTCCAGAAGGAAGGCGATCTGTCCCTACTTCCTATAGGACAG GCTGTAACTAGCTGTCGCCTAGCACAAGTCTTGACTCAATATTGCGTCTGTGGAAACTACTACTGGCTCCTGGTGGAGGGCATCTACCTCCACAACCTGCTGGGACCGATGACCTTCTCCGAAGAGAGCTATTTCCCGGGCTATCTGCTCATCGGATGGG GGTCACCAATACTTTTTGTTATCCCTTGGGCGATTGTGAGATACCTCTATGAAAACAATGA ATGCTGGGAGAGAAATGACAACCTGGGCTACTGGTGGATCATACGCTGCCCGATCCTGCTGGCCATCTTT GTCAACTTTGTGATATTTATCCGCATTATCAGGATTCTGGTCTCCAAGCTCCGGGCGCAACAGATGCCTTACACAGATTACAAATTTAG GCTGGCCAAGTCAACGTTGACCCTCATTCCCTTGCTGGGCATTCACGAGGTGGTATTCGCACTGGTCACCGAGGAGCAGGCGCAGGGCACGGTGCGCTACATCAAATTCTTCTTTGAGCTGTTCCTGAACTCCCTCCAG GGTCTTCTGGTGAGCATCCTTTACTGCTTCATCAATAAAGAG GTCCAGTCCGAGATCCAGAGAAAGTGGCGGGGTTGCCTATTAGGTGCCGGCCGGCTTGAGAAGCAAGGGCAGAGCTGGAGCCACTGGGCGTCTTGGCGCAGCCGAAGCAGCCACCGGAAAAAGGCCGGCAGTTCCTGCCCTCCCGGCTGCCTGGAACGAACTGGTCCTCCGAAGGGCTTTGAAAACCCAGGAGGCACACGGATGCATCCGCAGACCCAGCTGGGCAGTAGACCTTACGGCTATGTCCCTATCAAGATGAAGATTGAGGATCAGGCCGATGTGCCCACTGCCACCAAGGAGGTGCCCGCGTGCCCTTCCAGGGGCCCTGAAGCCATCTGCTGA